One genomic window of Butyricicoccus intestinisimiae includes the following:
- a CDS encoding IMP cyclohydrolase, translating to MEIFDLGALLRENSYPGRGIVLGRSADDKNAVIAYFIMGRSENSRNRIFAETEDGIRTEAFDPSKMVDPSLIIYHPVRAFNGATIVTNGDQTDTVRDGLAAGKSYIEALRTRQFEPDGPNYTPRISGVVEPNGAYELSILKSFDGDPACNKRFFFEYDAPRAGLGHFIHTYKTDGNPLPSFEGEPETVRIEGDLNTFADMVWDNLNEENKVSLYVSFIDLETGKASSIIRNKHC from the coding sequence ATGGAAATTTTTGATCTTGGCGCACTGCTGCGCGAAAACAGCTATCCGGGCCGCGGCATCGTTCTGGGCCGCAGCGCAGATGACAAAAACGCAGTGATTGCATATTTTATCATGGGCCGCAGCGAAAACAGCCGCAATCGCATTTTCGCTGAGACCGAGGACGGCATCCGCACAGAGGCGTTTGATCCGTCTAAGATGGTGGACCCGTCCCTGATTATTTATCATCCGGTTCGCGCATTCAACGGCGCAACCATCGTCACAAACGGCGATCAGACCGATACGGTTCGTGACGGTCTGGCAGCAGGCAAGAGCTATATTGAAGCGCTGCGCACCCGTCAGTTTGAGCCGGACGGCCCGAACTACACCCCGCGCATTTCCGGCGTTGTCGAGCCGAACGGCGCTTACGAGCTGTCGATTCTCAAGAGCTTTGACGGCGATCCGGCTTGCAACAAGCGCTTTTTCTTTGAATACGATGCACCGCGTGCAGGTCTGGGTCATTTCATCCATACCTACAAGACCGATGGCAATCCGCTGCCGTCCTTTGAGGGCGAGCCGGAGACCGTTCGCATCGAAGGCGATCTGAACACCTTTGCCGATATGGTATGGGATAACCTGAACGAAGAAAACAAGGTTTCCCTGTACGTGAGCTTTATTGATCTGGAGACCGGCAAGGCTTCCAGCATCATCCGCAATAAGCACTGCTGA
- the purM gene encoding phosphoribosylformylglycinamidine cyclo-ligase → MVNSRSESYKAAGVDVTAGYEAVKKMKPFVESTYIPGVLGSIGGFGGMFEPPVQGMEHPILVSGTDGVGTKLKLAFLMDKHDTVGIDCVAMCVNDIACCGAKPLFFLDYIAVGKNYPERIAELVKGIADGCRQAGCALIGGETAEMPGFYPVDEYDMAGFSVGLIDRDKMIDGTKLAAGDVLIGVASSGVHSNGYSLVRKTLGINEKSVQRYISEFGKTLGEELLTPTKIYVKTIQSLIASVDVKAMSHITGGGFYENIPRMLPDNISVSIEKAALPTPGIFKMIQEVGKIPEHDMYNTFNMGAGLVVAVPKEQADKALEAIAAAGETGYIIGECKTGAKEVELW, encoded by the coding sequence ATGGTTAATAGTCGTTCTGAAAGTTACAAGGCAGCAGGTGTAGATGTTACTGCAGGTTATGAAGCTGTCAAAAAGATGAAGCCGTTTGTCGAAAGCACTTATATTCCTGGCGTACTCGGTTCGATCGGCGGCTTCGGCGGCATGTTTGAACCGCCGGTACAGGGAATGGAGCACCCGATTCTGGTCTCCGGCACCGATGGCGTCGGCACCAAGCTGAAGCTGGCGTTCCTGATGGACAAGCATGACACGGTTGGTATTGACTGTGTCGCTATGTGTGTCAACGACATCGCATGCTGCGGCGCAAAGCCGCTGTTCTTCCTCGACTACATTGCAGTCGGCAAGAACTATCCGGAGCGCATCGCTGAGCTGGTAAAGGGTATCGCAGACGGCTGCCGTCAGGCAGGCTGCGCACTGATCGGCGGCGAGACCGCTGAGATGCCGGGCTTCTATCCGGTAGATGAGTATGACATGGCAGGCTTCTCTGTTGGTTTGATTGACCGCGATAAGATGATCGACGGCACCAAGCTGGCAGCCGGCGACGTTCTCATCGGCGTTGCTTCTTCCGGCGTTCATTCCAACGGTTATTCTCTGGTGCGTAAGACGCTGGGCATCAATGAGAAGTCGGTACAGCGCTACATCTCCGAGTTTGGCAAGACGCTGGGCGAAGAGCTGCTGACTCCGACCAAGATCTATGTCAAGACCATTCAGTCTCTGATCGCATCCGTAGATGTCAAGGCAATGAGCCACATCACCGGCGGCGGTTTCTATGAGAACATTCCGCGTATGCTGCCGGACAACATCAGCGTTTCCATCGAGAAGGCTGCTCTGCCGACCCCGGGCATCTTCAAGATGATTCAGGAAGTTGGCAAGATTCCGGAGCATGACATGTACAACACCTTTAACATGGGCGCAGGTCTGGTTGTCGCTGTTCCGAAGGAGCAGGCAGACAAGGCACTGGAAGCAATCGCTGCAGCAGGCGAGACCGGCTACATCATCGGCGAGTGCAAGACCGGCGCAAAGGAAGTTGAGTTATGGTAA
- the purF gene encoding amidophosphoribosyltransferase, translating into MKYKMRKVACTPFDGQAKLHEECGVFGVYVNKEDIGKISPAHDAYTALFALQHRGQEACGIAVNNNGVIKCHKDIGLVNEVFNQKILDGMPGTIAVGHVRYSTTGHPSRENAQPVCITHCKGNLAITHNGNLVNAGKLRRQIELDGGIFRSSSDTEVLAYTIVRERLKCGSIEQAVLHAMGKIEGAYSLAIMSPRKLIAARDPHGFRPLCIGKLMHSYVVASESCALDALGATFIRDIEPGELIVIEDGELRSMKCDIKCDHTTCVFEYIYFARPDSVVDGASVAFARQEAGRYLAEEYPVDADVVVGVPDSGIPAAIGYSKASGIPYDVGLIKNKYIGRTFIQPGQDKRERSVRIKLNALRNNLEGKRVILVDDSIVRGTTCARLVKILKDAGAKEVHMRISSPPFLHPCFFGTDVPDREYLIAYGRTVEEIRELIGVDSLGYLSLEATNKIAVGATCGFCNGCFSGEYPIEVPDTVEKNIFESGIGENG; encoded by the coding sequence ATGAAGTATAAAATGAGAAAAGTGGCCTGCACGCCGTTTGACGGACAGGCAAAGCTGCATGAAGAATGCGGCGTGTTTGGCGTTTACGTCAACAAAGAAGATATTGGCAAGATCAGTCCGGCACATGATGCCTACACCGCTCTGTTTGCATTGCAGCACAGAGGACAGGAGGCATGCGGCATCGCTGTCAACAACAACGGTGTTATCAAGTGTCATAAGGACATTGGACTGGTCAACGAAGTGTTCAATCAGAAGATTTTGGACGGCATGCCGGGCACCATTGCGGTAGGACATGTCCGTTACTCCACAACCGGTCATCCGTCGCGCGAAAACGCACAGCCGGTATGTATTACTCACTGCAAGGGCAACCTTGCCATCACGCACAACGGCAACCTCGTCAACGCGGGCAAGCTGCGCAGACAAATCGAGCTGGACGGCGGTATTTTCCGTTCTTCCAGTGATACCGAGGTGCTGGCATACACCATCGTGCGCGAGCGTCTCAAGTGCGGCAGCATTGAGCAGGCAGTGCTTCATGCGATGGGCAAGATTGAGGGCGCGTATTCCCTTGCCATCATGTCTCCGCGCAAGCTGATTGCAGCGCGTGATCCGCACGGATTCCGTCCGCTGTGCATCGGCAAGCTGATGCATTCCTATGTGGTTGCATCGGAGTCCTGTGCGCTGGATGCACTGGGTGCAACCTTTATTCGTGACATTGAGCCGGGCGAGCTGATCGTTATCGAAGATGGCGAGTTGCGCTCGATGAAATGCGATATCAAATGTGATCATACGACCTGTGTCTTTGAATATATCTATTTTGCCCGTCCGGATTCCGTCGTAGACGGCGCGTCCGTTGCCTTTGCCCGTCAGGAAGCTGGTCGGTATCTGGCAGAGGAATATCCGGTGGATGCAGATGTCGTCGTTGGTGTGCCGGACAGCGGCATTCCGGCAGCGATTGGTTATTCCAAGGCGTCAGGTATTCCATATGATGTAGGCCTGATTAAAAACAAATATATCGGCCGAACCTTTATTCAGCCTGGTCAGGACAAGCGCGAGCGCTCTGTTCGCATCAAGCTGAATGCTCTCCGGAACAATCTGGAGGGAAAGCGCGTCATCCTCGTGGATGACTCCATCGTTCGCGGCACGACCTGTGCGCGTCTGGTAAAAATCCTCAAGGATGCCGGCGCAAAGGAAGTGCATATGCGCATCTCGTCTCCTCCGTTCCTGCATCCGTGCTTCTTCGGCACAGACGTACCGGATCGGGAGTACCTGATTGCGTATGGCAGAACGGTAGAGGAAATCCGTGAGCTGATCGGCGTGGACTCTCTGGGTTATCTGTCTCTGGAGGCAACAAACAAAATTGCAGTGGGCGCAACGTGCGGCTTCTGCAACGGATGCTTCAGCGGAGAATATCCGATCGAAGTTCCGGACACCGTTGAAAAGAATATTTTTGAAAGTGGGATTGGTGAAAATGGTTAA
- a CDS encoding phosphoribosylaminoimidazolecarboxamide formyltransferase — protein sequence MTELELKYGCNPNQKPSRIYMEEGELPIKVLNGRPGYINFMDAFNSWQLVRELKAATGMASAASFKHVSPAGAAIGNPLSDVEKQIYFTDTLPDEELSPIACAYIRARGADRLCSYGDWVALSDECDAQTATYLKYEVSDGIIAPSYSDEALEILKTKRKGGYTVIQIDPTYEPAPIERRNIFGITFEQGHNNLKIDENMLTNIVTENKELPKQAKLDMIVSLITLKYTQSNSVCYVKNGQTIGVGAGQQSRIHCTRLAGNKADNWMLRQHPKVLGLQFVDGIRRPDRDNAIDVFISDEYEDVLADGVWQTKFKVKPEPLTREEKKAWIATQSGVTVGSDAFFPFGDNVERAKKSGVAYIAQPGGSIRDDHVIDTCNKYGIVMSFTGIRLFHH from the coding sequence ATGACTGAGCTTGAATTGAAATATGGCTGCAACCCAAACCAGAAGCCATCCCGCATTTACATGGAGGAAGGCGAACTGCCGATCAAGGTACTCAACGGCAGACCGGGTTACATCAACTTTATGGACGCATTCAACAGCTGGCAGCTGGTACGTGAGCTGAAGGCTGCAACGGGCATGGCTTCTGCTGCTTCCTTTAAGCACGTTAGCCCGGCAGGCGCTGCCATCGGCAATCCGCTGTCCGACGTCGAGAAGCAGATTTACTTCACCGACACGCTGCCGGATGAGGAGCTGTCTCCGATTGCCTGCGCATATATCCGTGCACGCGGCGCAGACCGCCTGTGCTCGTACGGCGACTGGGTTGCTCTGTCCGATGAGTGCGATGCCCAGACCGCTACATACCTGAAGTATGAGGTATCCGACGGCATCATTGCACCGTCTTACTCTGACGAAGCACTGGAGATTCTCAAGACCAAGCGCAAGGGCGGCTACACTGTCATCCAGATCGATCCGACCTATGAGCCGGCTCCGATTGAGCGCCGCAACATCTTCGGCATTACGTTTGAGCAGGGTCACAACAACCTGAAGATTGATGAGAACATGCTCACCAATATCGTAACCGAGAACAAGGAGCTGCCGAAGCAGGCAAAGCTGGACATGATTGTCTCTCTGATTACGCTGAAGTACACCCAGTCCAACTCGGTTTGCTATGTCAAGAACGGTCAGACCATCGGTGTCGGCGCTGGTCAGCAGAGCCGTATTCACTGCACCCGTCTGGCAGGCAATAAGGCAGACAACTGGATGCTGCGTCAGCATCCGAAGGTTCTGGGTCTCCAGTTCGTAGACGGCATCCGCCGTCCGGATCGCGACAATGCCATTGATGTCTTTATTTCGGATGAGTACGAGGATGTATTGGCAGATGGCGTATGGCAGACCAAGTTTAAGGTCAAGCCGGAGCCGCTGACCCGCGAGGAAAAGAAGGCTTGGATTGCAACGCAGTCCGGTGTGACGGTTGGTTCCGATGCATTCTTCCCGTTCGGAGACAACGTAGAGCGCGCAAAGAAGTCCGGTGTGGCATACATCGCACAGCCGGGCGGCTCGATTCGTGATGACCATGTAATTGATACCTGTAACAAGTACGGTATCGTGATGTCGTTTACCGGCATTCGTCTGTTCCATCACTAA
- the purE gene encoding 5-(carboxyamino)imidazole ribonucleotide mutase — protein sequence MKKVCIVMGSDSDLKVMEGCVNKLDAFGVPYDVRIVSAHRTPAAAEALSKNAAADGYGVIIAAAGKAAHLGGVLAAQTTLPVIGVPIKSSFMDGLDSLLSIVQMPSGIPVATVGVNGAENAAILAVQMLALSEPELASKLDAFKAEMAQKVEAKDAKIRAQFAK from the coding sequence ATGAAAAAAGTATGCATTGTTATGGGTTCTGACAGCGATCTGAAGGTAATGGAGGGCTGCGTCAACAAGCTGGATGCCTTCGGCGTGCCGTATGATGTTCGCATCGTATCCGCACACCGTACACCGGCAGCTGCAGAGGCTCTGTCCAAGAACGCAGCAGCAGACGGCTACGGTGTCATCATCGCGGCAGCCGGCAAGGCAGCGCATCTGGGCGGTGTGCTGGCTGCACAGACAACCCTTCCGGTTATCGGTGTTCCGATCAAGTCCTCGTTCATGGACGGTTTGGACAGCCTGCTCTCCATTGTTCAGATGCCGTCCGGTATTCCGGTTGCCACTGTTGGTGTAAATGGTGCGGAGAACGCCGCAATCCTCGCTGTTCAGATGCTGGCTCTGAGTGAGCCGGAGCTGGCTTCCAAGCTGGACGCATTCAAGGCTGAGATGGCGCAGAAGGTTGAGGCAAAGGACGCGAAGATTCGCGCGCAATTCGCGAAGTAA
- the purN gene encoding phosphoribosylglycinamide formyltransferase — MVNIAVLVSGGGTNLQAILDAQARGDIHNGRVSVVVSSNDKAYALERAKQAGVPGVVRRKKDYASGAEYCRALAQFLQEQDIGLIVLAGFMTVLDEEFCKNFENRIINVHPSLIPSFCGDGFYGLHVHEAALEKGVKVTGATVHFVNAITDGGPIIAQKAVAVEPDDTPEILQKRVMAQAEHILLPRAVSLFCEGKLSVSDSGIVSISE, encoded by the coding sequence ATGGTAAATATCGCTGTTCTGGTCTCCGGCGGCGGAACCAATTTACAGGCGATTCTCGATGCACAGGCACGCGGGGATATTCACAACGGCAGAGTTTCTGTCGTTGTGTCCTCCAATGACAAGGCATACGCGCTGGAGCGCGCCAAGCAGGCGGGCGTTCCCGGCGTGGTGCGCCGCAAGAAGGACTATGCCTCCGGCGCAGAATACTGCCGCGCATTGGCGCAGTTTTTGCAGGAACAGGACATTGGACTGATTGTTCTGGCTGGTTTTATGACCGTGCTGGACGAGGAGTTCTGCAAGAACTTTGAGAACCGCATCATCAATGTACATCCGTCACTCATTCCGTCGTTCTGCGGCGATGGCTTCTATGGACTGCATGTTCATGAGGCGGCGCTCGAGAAGGGCGTAAAGGTAACCGGTGCTACGGTGCACTTTGTCAATGCCATCACAGACGGCGGCCCGATTATCGCACAAAAAGCGGTAGCGGTTGAGCCGGATGACACGCCGGAGATTTTGCAAAAGCGCGTCATGGCGCAGGCAGAGCATATCCTGCTCCCGCGTGCAGTTTCTCTGTTTTGCGAGGGCAAGCTGTCTGTATCCGACAGCGGGATTGTTTCGATTTCTGAATAA
- a CDS encoding HPr family phosphocarrier protein, producing MTKAIRVKNTEDIQKINKIVTQFPFDVWIHGKSGMVDAKSLLGMFLLSLNEPLKLVIEDDIEPNQVKKLFHELEDYLDIDDDE from the coding sequence ATGACCAAGGCAATTCGCGTAAAGAATACCGAAGATATTCAGAAGATCAACAAGATTGTTACCCAGTTCCCGTTTGACGTATGGATTCATGGCAAGTCCGGTATGGTAGACGCCAAGTCCCTGCTGGGTATGTTCCTGCTCAGCCTGAACGAGCCGCTCAAGCTGGTTATCGAGGACGACATTGAGCCGAATCAGGTAAAGAAGCTGTTCCATGAGCTGGAAGACTATCTGGACATCGACGACGACGAATAA
- a CDS encoding phosphoribosylaminoimidazolesuccinocarboxamide synthase: MEKQDLLYEGKSKKVYATNDPARLIVAYKDEKGAVNNHISNAVMRMLEREGVPTHLVRQMSERETVVRRVRMIPLEIIVRNVVAGKLSTLIGQPEGTRLRSPVLEYRYKAALLGNPMINRFHVFALELCTPEMLDEIDRLAFRINKILKQQLLRAGIRLIDCKLEFGCLPDGSIVLADEISPDTSRLWDAETGRKLGKDRFRRDLSNTIDAYQEILDRLERIHCS, encoded by the coding sequence ATGGAAAAACAAGATTTGCTGTACGAGGGAAAATCCAAAAAAGTATATGCGACCAACGATCCGGCGCGTCTCATCGTTGCCTATAAAGATGAAAAAGGTGCGGTCAACAATCATATCTCCAATGCGGTCATGCGGATGCTCGAACGCGAAGGCGTTCCGACGCATCTGGTGCGGCAGATGTCCGAACGGGAAACTGTCGTCCGAAGGGTGCGCATGATTCCGCTGGAGATTATCGTTCGCAATGTCGTTGCCGGCAAGCTGTCTACGTTGATTGGACAGCCGGAGGGCACACGTCTCCGTTCTCCGGTGCTGGAATACCGCTATAAGGCGGCGCTGCTCGGCAATCCGATGATTAACCGATTTCATGTATTTGCGCTGGAGCTGTGCACACCGGAAATGCTGGACGAAATAGACCGGCTGGCGTTCCGCATCAACAAAATCTTAAAGCAGCAGCTGCTTCGGGCGGGAATTCGCCTGATCGACTGCAAGCTGGAATTTGGCTGTCTGCCGGACGGCTCGATTGTGCTGGCGGATGAAATCTCTCCGGATACCAGCCGCTTGTGGGATGCCGAGACTGGCAGAAAGCTGGGAAAAGACCGCTTTCGCCGCGATTTGAGCAATACCATAGATGCCTATCAGGAAATTCTGGATCGGCTGGAACGCATCCATTGCAGTTAA
- the csaB gene encoding polysaccharide pyruvyl transferase CsaB — MKHTHKKEERRGAVICGAYGRGNAGDDAILRAIMQEMRQLDETMPMRVISRNPTETSRRFGVSACHTFHFKEIWQAVGKAELFVSGGGSLIQNATSSRSLYYYLMTLLMAKLRGCKVMMYGSGIGPVYGKFHRWAAGKIIDRCVDVATLRDEDSRRELGYMGVRKPKMLCTADPTISIHQLDREQGNKLLEYLGIPADGEYLGLGLRQWKGFDEAVENIAEALEYAYKAYGLIPVFVPIEYPNDCQAAKKVIDKLNCPYYLISEQLEISETVSVLAHMKAMIGMRLHSLIFAVENGVPSVGVSYDMKVDGFLKSIGCADALLHIESVTARQLQKQIDRCMQAQERSKWQQAAQVLTNEESKNLYEARKLLHGACTHQSNQASGGQKTMRQQKKRIAIFQSDLHVGGIQKSLVNLMSLEAMDKYDVDVYLFDRDVFFDLSDIRPHIQIHYLKAFPYYFRIVPFGAIMKLMPRFKFATTEPYDVAIDFSNYQQDCAFGALTVPAKKRVMWIHNDMEIKYREEKKYRILWTFFHSKFHRFSEFVAVSDGIIQPFKNKTGLKNAKVTAIPNLIDTHEIFEKCDKPIDFDVDPNKFNIASMGHLYHQKGYDIMLDQLKEVCEKRKDLAVYIFGDGPDHQALVEQAKRNGLEHVVHFMGYQSNPYPYLNKMDAFYLESRYEGQGMVLWEAKALGLPLIFPKRLEKYNISLKGTEDIQDALLHMQRTQKTKDDLHEYNDEICRRLIHLIESD, encoded by the coding sequence ATGAAACATACGCACAAAAAGGAAGAACGCAGAGGTGCTGTGATCTGCGGTGCATATGGTCGGGGAAATGCCGGTGATGATGCCATCTTGCGTGCCATCATGCAGGAGATGCGGCAGCTGGACGAAACCATGCCCATGCGGGTGATTTCGAGAAATCCGACCGAAACAAGCCGGCGGTTTGGCGTGTCAGCATGTCATACCTTCCATTTTAAAGAAATCTGGCAAGCCGTGGGAAAAGCCGAGCTGTTTGTCAGCGGCGGCGGCAGTCTGATTCAGAATGCGACATCCAGCCGTTCGCTGTATTATTATTTGATGACACTGCTGATGGCAAAGCTGCGCGGCTGTAAAGTTATGATGTACGGCAGCGGCATCGGACCGGTGTACGGCAAATTTCACCGCTGGGCTGCGGGTAAAATTATTGACCGCTGCGTTGATGTGGCAACGCTGCGCGACGAAGATTCACGCAGAGAATTGGGGTATATGGGTGTCAGAAAGCCCAAAATGCTGTGTACGGCAGACCCAACCATCAGCATTCACCAATTGGATCGGGAGCAGGGAAACAAGCTGCTCGAATATTTGGGCATTCCGGCGGACGGAGAATATCTCGGTCTCGGTTTGCGGCAGTGGAAGGGCTTTGATGAGGCAGTAGAAAATATCGCGGAGGCACTGGAATATGCATACAAAGCCTATGGCTTGATTCCGGTGTTCGTGCCGATTGAATATCCCAATGATTGTCAGGCGGCGAAGAAGGTCATTGATAAGCTTAACTGTCCGTATTATCTGATTTCGGAGCAGCTGGAAATCAGTGAAACCGTATCGGTGCTGGCGCACATGAAAGCAATGATCGGTATGCGGCTGCATTCGCTGATTTTTGCCGTGGAAAACGGCGTGCCGAGTGTTGGCGTCTCATATGATATGAAGGTAGATGGATTTTTGAAATCCATCGGATGCGCAGACGCGCTGCTGCACATCGAATCGGTGACGGCACGGCAGCTGCAAAAACAAATAGACCGCTGTATGCAGGCACAGGAACGCAGCAAATGGCAGCAGGCAGCGCAAGTGCTGACCAACGAAGAAAGCAAGAATCTCTATGAAGCACGCAAGCTGCTGCACGGCGCGTGTACACATCAATCCAATCAAGCAAGTGGGGGGCAGAAGACAATGAGACAGCAGAAAAAGCGAATCGCAATTTTCCAGAGCGATCTGCATGTCGGCGGCATACAGAAATCGTTGGTCAACCTGATGAGTCTGGAAGCAATGGACAAGTATGACGTGGATGTCTATCTGTTCGATCGGGATGTATTTTTTGATCTTTCGGACATTCGGCCGCATATTCAAATTCATTACCTCAAGGCGTTTCCGTATTATTTCCGTATCGTTCCGTTTGGCGCGATTATGAAGCTGATGCCGCGGTTCAAATTTGCCACAACCGAACCGTATGACGTGGCGATTGATTTCAGCAATTATCAGCAGGACTGCGCATTCGGCGCACTGACGGTTCCGGCGAAAAAGCGCGTCATGTGGATTCACAACGATATGGAAATCAAGTACCGAGAGGAAAAAAAGTACCGTATTCTGTGGACGTTTTTCCACTCCAAGTTCCATCGCTTTTCAGAATTTGTTGCGGTATCTGACGGCATCATTCAGCCGTTCAAAAACAAAACCGGATTAAAAAATGCAAAAGTGACGGCCATTCCGAATTTGATTGATACGCACGAAATTTTTGAAAAGTGCGATAAGCCGATTGATTTTGACGTTGATCCCAATAAGTTTAATATTGCATCCATGGGTCATCTGTATCATCAGAAGGGCTATGATATTATGCTGGATCAGCTCAAGGAAGTGTGTGAAAAGCGCAAGGATCTCGCCGTGTATATCTTCGGTGACGGCCCGGATCATCAGGCACTTGTCGAGCAGGCGAAGCGCAACGGACTGGAACATGTCGTGCATTTCATGGGCTATCAGTCCAATCCGTACCCGTATCTCAATAAAATGGATGCCTTTTATTTGGAGTCCCGCTATGAGGGACAGGGAATGGTTCTGTGGGAGGCGAAGGCGCTTGGCCTGCCGCTCATCTTCCCGAAGCGATTGGAAAAATACAACATTTCTCTCAAGGGAACCGAGGACATTCAGGATGCTCTGCTGCATATGCAGCGGACGCAAAAGACAAAAGACGACCTGCACGAATACAATGATGAAATCTGCAGACGGCTGATCCATCTGATTGAGTCGGATTGA